A window of Deltaproteobacteria bacterium genomic DNA:
GGCGGCGTTGTTCGCCCGGCCCGAGATCCTTGATGTCGTGCGGGGCAAGCTCTGCCTTTTCATGAACGGGCTGCGTTTTTTGCCCCTGTACAGTGGAACCGGCATTCTTCCCCGGCGTGGTTTTGGCGCGGAACTGTCGCGGCGCCTGCATGCCCGGATTTTGCCCGAGCCGCCCGTGGAATCCAGCGCCCAGGCTCTTTTCCAGCGGTTGTTCGACGACCCCGGCGACCCGTTGTGGGTCAGCTTCGTGCGCGAGGAAGTCTGGCTCCGCCTGTACGCACTGTTCGTTCCCGCTGGTTCCCGCTGCCCGCTTGGGGATCATCTCGCGTCCGAGGCCCTGTACGCCTTGGAAATGTTGTCCATTTGGCTGGCGGCCGAGGAAATGGAGGGCGAATTTCTGCGCCTCGATCCGGCCATCGCCAGCCGGGATTCGAGCCTTATCGCCCAGGAGCGCGAGATCAGCCTCTTTGT
This region includes:
- a CDS encoding recombinase, yielding MNIENLDSLLNDLATLEQGEAILDRLVAWLRPVGPDLGGEVEEKVLRLEAALFARPEILDVVRGKLCLFMNGLRFLPLYSGTGILPRRGFGAELSRRLHARILPEPPVESSAQALFQRLFDDPGDPLWVSFVREEVWLRLYALFVPAGSRCPLGDHLASEALYALEMLSIWLAAEEMEGEFLRLDPAIASRDSSLIAQEREISLFV